A window of Fragaria vesca subsp. vesca linkage group LG7, FraVesHawaii_1.0, whole genome shotgun sequence contains these coding sequences:
- the LOC101296708 gene encoding protein FRA10AC1-like: protein MASFASLKSTIFDREERKRQYQDHIRGLNAYERHNKFVKDYVSYYGGEKSSHVKLPVKTDQDTLREGYRFIRSEEDDMDTSWEQRLVKRYYDKLFKEYCIADMSHYKSGKIGLRWRTEKEVVSGKGQFICGSKHCDKKDALASYEVNFSYYEAGENKQALIKLVTCERCSKKLHYKRRKEKEHMDKEKNEVNRRKRDRSGDGDDTDDEGSKERRKGKKASLSTSDNRVNDEDDDNFDEYLEGMFP from the exons ATGGCCTCTTTTGCGTCCTTGAAATCGACAATCTTCGATAGAGAAGAGCGAAAACG GCAGTACCAGGATCACATTCGCGGCCTCAACGCTTACGAACGCCACAACAAGTTCGTCAAAGATTACG TTAGCTATTATGGTGGAGAGAAGTCTTCACATGTGAAGTTGCCTGTCAAAACTGATCAAGACACACTAAGAGAAGGGTACCG GTTTATAAGATCGGAGGAAGATGACATGGACACATCTTGGGAGCAGAGGCTGGTGAAGCGATACTATGACAAGTTGTTTAAAGA ATATTGCATAGCTGACATGTCACATTACAAGAGTGGTAAG ATTGGCCTTAGGTGGAGAACAGAAAAAGAAGTTGTATCTGGTAAAG GGCAGTTCATATGTGGTAGCAAACATTGCGACAAGAAAGATGCCTTAGCGAGCTACGAG GTGAACTTCTCTTATTATGAAGCTGGAGAAAATAAACAAGCGCTGATCAAATTGGTAACTTGTGAGAG ATGTTCAAAAAAGCTTCACTACAAACGACGAAAAGAGAAGGAGCACATGGATAAAGAAAAAAATGAAGTGAACAGAAGAAAGAG GGACCGGTCAGGGGACGGTGATGACACTGATGATGAGGGAAGCAAGGAGAGGAGAAAAG GAAAAAAGGCTTCACTTTCCACAAGTGATAACAGAGTCAATGATGAAGACGATGATAACTTTGACGAGTATCTTGAGGGAATGTTTCCTTGA
- the LOC101297000 gene encoding nuclear transcription factor Y subunit A-9-like, whose amino-acid sequence MMPAKSKDEDPKLKPGVQIVLQSTIQPWWHGVGNSFSFGESAVASSLAERGNSVVMNGAMQSHSSNFNKDVQTTIGSQSDGNSGRENQQMKSTSSASAAKLGEHLDANSQMELVGHSIAQKFLVLTSYPYPDPQYGGMLTHYGPRAMVPPQFYGLHHGRMPLPLEMEEEPVYVNAKQYHGILRRRQSRAKAELERKLIKVRKPYLHESRHQHALRRARGCGGRFLNTKKQDGSDANSSLEKSINLDANFSPKSAKSGFECFPNDSNGNFVSSNVQQEGSGSWFRTLNNHTLTHGNGNGHGPSSAYRTTFGNGTKGVFLGEQKETMQVNGSSHGAIHSK is encoded by the exons ATGATGCCAGCCAAATCTAAAGATGAAGATCCAAAATTAAAACCAGGAGTCCAGATTGTTTTGCAATCAACTATACAACCTTGGTGGCATGGAGTGGGAAATAGTTTTTCTTTTGGTGAAAGTGCTGTAGCATCATCTTTGGCAGAACGTGGTAACAGTGTTGTGATGAATGGAGCTATGCAGTCACATTCAAGCAACTTCAACAAAGATGTACAGACTACAATAGGATCACAGTCTG ATGGGAATAGTGGACGTGAAAACCAACAAATGAAAAGCACTTCATCTGCATCGGCTGCTAAATTGGGTGAACATCTTGATGCCAATTCACAAATGGAACTTGTTGGCCACTCAATT GCACAGAAATTTCTG GTTTTGACATCATATCCATATCCAGATCCACAATACGGAGGGATGTTGACTCATTATGGGCCACGAGCTATG GTGCCCCCTCAATTCTATGGCTTGCACCATGGCAGAATGCCCTTGCCTCTTGAAATGGAAGAGGAACCTGTTTATGTAAATGCCAAGCAGTACCATGGTATTTTGAGACGAAGACAGTCACGTGCCAAAGCTGAGCTAGAAAGGAAGCTTATAAAAGTTAGGAAG CCATATCTTCACGAATCTCGTCACCAGCATGCCTTGAGGAGAGCAAGGGGTTGTGGAGGCCGTTTCCTCAATACAAAGAAGCAAGATGGCAGTGATGCAAATTCCTCATTAGAAAAATCCATTAATTTGGATGCAAACTTTTCACCGAAATCTGCCAAATCTGGTTTTGAGTGCTTTCCCAATGATAGTAATGGAAATTTTGTTTCCTCCAATGTCCAGCAAGAAGGATCAGGTTCATGGTTCAGGACACTCAATAACCACACACTCACCCATGGTAATGGCAATGGCCATGGCCCCTCATCGGCATATCGTACAACATTTGGTAACGGTACGAAAGGTGTTTTCCTTGGTGAACAGAAGGAAACAATGCAGGTGAATGGATCCTCACATGGGGCCATTCACAGTAAATGA
- the LOC101296424 gene encoding cellulose synthase A catalytic subunit 3 [UDP-forming]-like produces the protein MESEGETEAKPMKNLGGLVCQICGDNVGKTAAGEPFIACDVCSFPVCRPCYEYERKDGNQSCPQCKTRYKRHKGSPAILGDREEDGDADDGASEFNYTSENQNEKQKIAERMLSWHMTYGRGEDIGGPNYDKEVSHNHIPLLTNGTEVSGELSAASPGRLSMASPGASIGGKRIHPLPYASDVNQSPNLRVVDPVREFGSPGIGNVAWKERVDGWKMKQDKNTIPMSTGQATSERGGGDIDASTDVIVDDSLLNDEARQPLSRKVSIPSSRINPYRMVIVLRLVILCIFLHYRLTNPVRNAYALWLISVICEIWFAISWILDQFPKWLPVNRETYLDRLSLRYDREGEPSQLAAVDIFVSTVDPLKEPPMVTANTVLSILAMDYPVDKISCYVSDDGAAMLTFEALSETSEFARKWVPFCKKYAIEPRAPEWYFSQKIDYLKDKVQPSFVKDRRAMKREYEEFKVRVNGLVAKATKVPEEGWSMQDGTPWPGNNTRDHPGMIQVFLGQSGGLDAEGNELPRLVYVSREKRPGFQHHKKAGAMNALVRVSAVLTNGPFLLNLDCDHYINNSKALREAMCFLMDPNLGKTVCYVQFPQRFDGIDRNDRYANRNTVFFDINLRGLDGIQGPVYVGTGCVFNRTALYGYEPPLKPKHKKAGVLSSLCGGSRKKGSKSGKKGSDKKKSSKHVDPTVPIFSLEDIEEGVEGTGFDDEKSLLMSQMSLEKRFGQSAVFVASTLMENGGVPQSATPETLLKEAIHVISCGYEDKSDWGQEIGWIYGSVTEDILTGFKMHARGWRSIYCMPKRPAFKGSAPINLSDRLNQVLRWALGSVEILLSRHCPIWYGYSGRLKWLERFAYVNTTIYPITAIPLLAYCTLPAVCLLTNKFIIPQISNIASIWFISLFLSIFATGILEMRWSGVGIDEWWRNEQFWVIGGVSAHLFAVVQGLLKVLAGIDTNFTVTSKASDEDGDFAELYMFKWTTLLIPPTTLLIINLVGVVAGISYAVNSGYQSWGPLFGKLFFAFWVIVHLYPFLKGLMGRQNRTPTIVVVWSVLLASIFSLLWVRVDPFTTRVTGPDVEVCGINC, from the exons ATGGAGTCGGAGGGAGAAACTGAG GCAAAGCCGATGAAGAACTTGGGTGGTCTGGTCTGCCAGATATGCGGGGATAATGTTGGGAAGACAGCTGCTGGTGAACCATTCATTGCCTGCGACGTCTGCTCTTTTCCTGTTTGCAGGCCATGCTATGAGTATGAGAGGAAGGATGGAAATCAGTCTTGCCCTCAATGCAAAACCAGATACAAGAGGCACAAAG GAAGTCCTGCAATTCTTGGTGATAGAGAAGAGGATGGTGATGCTGATGATGGTGCCAGTGAATTCAACTATACTTCAGAGAATCAAAATGAGAAACAAAAGATTGCAGAGCGTATGTTGAGCTGGCATATGACATATGGGCGAGGAGAGGATATTGGGGGTCCAAACTATGATAAAGAGGTTTCTCACAATCACATCCCTCTTCTCACTAATGGAACAGAG GTTTCTGGAGAACTGTCTGCTGCCTCACCAGGGCGCCTTTCCATGGCATCTCCTGGAGCTTCAATTGGTGGAAAGCGTATCCATCCTCTTCCTTATGCATCAGATGTTAATCAATCAC CTAATTTAAGGGTTGTGGATCCTGTGAGAGAGTTTGGTTCTCCTGGGATAGGTAATGTAGCATGGAAAGAGAGAGTGGATGGTTGGAAGATGAAGCAGGACAAGAATACTATTCCAATGAGCACTGGTCAAGCTACTTCAGAAAGAGGGGGTGGAGATATTGATGCCAGCACTGATGTGATTGTGGATGACTCTTTGTT GAATGATGAAGCAAGACAACCTCTCTCTAGAAAGGTCTCTATCCCATCGTCTAGGATAAATCCTTACAGGATGGTCATTGTACTGCGGCTGGTTATTCTCTGTATTTTCTTGCACTATCGGTTAACAAATCCTGTGCGCAATGCCTATGCTCTGTGGTTGATATCAGTCATTTGTGAGATTTGGTTTGCAATATCTTGGATTCTCGATCAGTTCCCTAAGTGGCTGCCTGTAAATCGTGAAACATATCTCGACAGACTTTCTCTGAG ATATGACCGAGAAGGAGAGCCATCACAATTAGCTGCTGTTGACATCTTTGTCAGTACTGTGGATCCACTGAAGGAGCCTCCTATGGTGACAGCAAATACCGTGTTATCTATTCTTGCAATGGACTATCCAGTTGACAAGATTTCTTGCTATGTTTCTGATGATGGAGCTGCAATGTTGACATTTGAAGCTCTCTCTGAAACTTCAGAATTTGCAAGGAAATGGGTCCCTTTCTGCAAGAAGTATGCCATAGAGCCTAGGGCTCCTGAATGGTACTTCTCACAGAAGATTGATTACTTGAAGGATAAAGTTCAACCATCATTTGTCAAGGACCGCAGAGCAATGAAG AGAGAATACGAAGAATTTAAAGTTCGTGTTAATGGGCTTGTTGCAAAGGCGACAAAAGTACCTGAAGAAGGATGGAGCATGCAAGACGGTACTCCATGGCCTGGAAATAATACCAGAGACCATCCAGGAATGATCCAG GTTTTCTTGGGGCAAAGTGGAGGGCTTGATGCTGAGGGCAATGAACTGCCACGTTTGGTGTATGTTTCTCGTGAAAAGCGTCCCGGTTTCCAACATCACAAGAAGGCTGGTGCTATGAACGCACTT GTTCGTGTATCTGCAGTCCTCACGAATGGACCTTTCTTGTTGAATCTTGATTGTGATCACTACATCAACAATAGTAAGGCCTTGAGGGAAGCAATGTGCTTTCTAATGGATCCTAACCTTGGGAAAACCGTGTGCTATGTTCAGTTTCCACAGAGATTTGATGGGATTGATAGAAATGATCGTTATGCCAATCGAAATACTGTTTTCTTTGAT ATTAACTTGAGAGGTTTAGATGGTATTCAAGGCCCAGTTTATGTGGGTACTGGATGTGTTTTCAATAGAACAGCCTTGTATGGTTATGAACCTCCTCTGAAGCCCAAGCATAAGAAAGCTGGGGTTTTGTCATCACTTTGCGGTGGATCACGAAAGAAGGGATCAAAATCAGGTAAAAAAGGCTCAGACAAGAAGAAATCAAGTAAGCACGTGGATCCTACTGTACCGATTTTCAGTCTGGAGGATATTGAAGAGGGGGTTGAAG GTACTGGATTTGATGATGAGAAGTCATTATTGATGTCACAAATGAGCCTTGAGAAAAGGTTTGGTCAGTCTGCTGTTTTTGTTGCTTCGACACTTATGGAGAATGGTGGTGTTCCTCAATCTGCAACACCTGAAACTCTTCTTAAAGAAGCCATTCATGTTATCAGCTGTGGGTATGAAGACAAAAGTGACTGGGGACAAGAG ATTGGATGGATTTACGGTTCTGTCACAGAGGATATTCTTACAGGATTCAAAATGCATGCCCGCGGGTGGAGGTCTATTTACTGCATGCCTAAGCGCCCAGCTTTCAAAGGGTCTGCTCCCATTAATCTTTCAGATCGTCTGAACCAAGTGCTTCGATGGGCGTTGGGTTCTGTGGAAATTCTTCTTAGTCGGCATTGTCCCATCTGGTATGGGTACAGTGGTAGGCTAAAATGGCTGGAGAGATTTGCATATGTGAACACTACCATTTATCCAATTACTGCCATACCTCTTCTTGCATACTGTACATTGCCAGCTGTCTGTCTTCTTACCAACAAATTCATCATTCCACAG ATTAGCAACATTGCAAGTATATGGTTCATCTCGCTCTTTCTTTCCATCTTTGCAACTGGTATTCTAGAGATGAGATGGAGTGGTGTCGGAATTGATGAGTGGTGGAGAAATGAACAATTTTGGGTTATTGGTGGTGTTTCAGCCCATCTTTTTGCTGTCGTCCAGGGTCTCCTGAAAGTACTTGCAGGTATTGACACCAACTTCACTGTCACCTCCAAGGCATCAGATGAAGACGGGGACTTTGCTGAACTCTACATGTTTAAATGGACAACCCTTCTCATCCCCCCAACAACTCTCCTCATCATAAACTTGGTGGGGGTGGTTGCTGGTATATCATATGCCGTCAACAGTGGTTACCAGTCATGGGGTCCCCTCTTTGGTAAGCTTTTCTTTGCCTTTTGGGTGATCGTCCATTTGTATCCCTTCCTGAAAGGTCTTATGGGACGTCAAAACCGTACACCCACCATTGTTGTCGTGTGGTCAGTTCTCCTGGCTTCAATTTTCTCTTTGTTGTGGGTGAGGGTTGATCCATTTACCACCAGAGTCACTGGTCCAGATGTTGAGGTGTGTGGAATCAACTGTTAG